In Deltaproteobacteria bacterium, the sequence CCGGCAACTCGAACGTAATTTTTTGGACAATGCCAAGAAAAGAATTGTCTATTAAAAAATATACATTCACGTCATTCTCGATCTCTGTTTGCTTATGTTCTATCTCGTTTATTTTATTTTGTACTATCTTGCGAGTCTTTATAATATTATCCTTTGCTAGCGGCAAGTTAGCTGATTTGCTCATTCTTAATTTAATAATATCTTCATCGCATTTTTTAACTTGACGTATTAATGGCTCGACTATCTGATATAATCTTCCTAGTCGTACTATATTTATATAGTATTTAACCTCAGCATTAAATTGTTTTGGCAACTCTTTGGCAGTATTGGTTAAGGCTCCTGTAGCATTGGCAAAATTTTGCTGATACCTTTTAAAGGTGGTTGTATATCCTTCCAGCGAAGTTTCTATATAGCTTGGCTCTGGCAGATTAACTTTTGGCAGCTTTTGAAGGTTGCCTTCTTTGATTATTTTCGCTGCTTGATTTAAAGCATCTTGGATTTTAAAGCGTTCTTGCATAAGATCAGTAATTACTTTTTGTGCAAAATACATTTCTCGCCGCACATTACCCAGCTTATTGGCAGTGATGATTTGTTCATTAAAAGTGCGAGCAAATTCTTGTATATATTTAAAAGCATCACTTGAAGAGGTTGCGGTTTTGCCATTTTGAGTACAGGCTTTTTTATAACTATCTGCAAATGTTGCAGCAGCGCTGTAGTATTGTCGTGCTGTTTGTACATGATCTAGTAGGCTATTGCTTAATTCTACATCAGTAACCAGCGCTGTTTCAGCTTCTTTACAGTCAGATTTTAAAGCTTCGATCATAGTAGAGCCGAGCTCTTTGATTTGTTGCGCAAATTGTGCGAGGCTTGCTGGTGAATCAGGATTTGGCAAAGGTATTTTTTTATAAATAGAGGGTATCGCTCTTGGTTTAGGGGCCGGCGTACTAGGTTTAGATGGCAGAACACTAGGTTTAAGTGATGGGGGCACGAGTGGTTTTTGCGGCGTTTCTAAGAATGATTCGGTTGGTAGTATCTCACCCCCTATTGACTTTATAAGCGCATCAATATCACTAGCAGTAACTTTTGGTATAGCTGGCCCTGGAGGTATACGGTTGAGGTTTAATATTCTTGTGGACATTTCAAGGAAATGCATCCCATTTTCTATTGCGCTATTAATATCTGAATATGCCGGATCAGCTTTTAGCACCCTTGCCTCCGCCATTAACTCGATTGGAGAGATGCTATACCGTAGCGCCTCTATATCCGTAGCCAATTCGTTATTTATTTTTTCTAGTGCCTGGCGCTGTTGAGCCCAAGTATCAGCAAGCTTTTTTGCAGCTTCACCTTCGGCTTTTGTTGTTTCTCCAAATTTTAAAAGGAGTGTCTCAGCATCGGTTACTTTTGCAACTAACGCAGTTGCTTGCTGTTGCAGAGGTATAAGACCGAGAAGATCAGTAGGCTTAAGCAGCGGTTTTGGTTCTACGGATTCCGGAGGATTTTGTGTTGGCTTGCTTGGTTGCGGTGCCACAGACTCTGAGCTTGCTGAAGGTTTTGCGATAGCTGTAGGTTTTGCACCAGCCGCAAGCTCTGCACTAACCGTAGACTTTGCGCTTACCGGCACTTCTCGCCAGGCAAGTGTTTTAAAATACGCAGTCAAAGCATCGCGCATACGCGCTAACGAAGTTGTGCTCGGGTTATTGCGACACTCGCGCATTGCCTCTAATACAACTGCAAAGGCTCTGACTTCTGCTGCGTTAGGTTGATACCGTACCCCTTGGCGTCGCGAGCGCACATCTAAACCAACTGCGCGTTGCACTCCATGTGCCAGCCGCATTGCCAGCAAAAACTGTACGGTATGCTCAAGAGCCAAATACAACCCATCGAGATTACCCTGCGCTTGTAACAGAGCAATCGTATCGATAGCTCCTAAGCAAATAGCTTCCTCGGTAAAATAACGCGCTCCTTCACCAGCCTTGCTTGCTAAATTTCTAGCTAGATGTGCTTGTGTGCTTTGCGCACTACGCGCTGCTGCGGCTTTATAAACGCGTTGCACATGCCGCGCCGCAGCTAGTTGCACAATTCCCATCATCAAAATGCTGCGAAAATATCCACCTATACTAAAATCAATCAGCTCATACTCGCCAATCGCCCAGTTAAATACATTCATACCCATTAGAAAGCTAATGCCATCGTAAGTTACCCCAAGCGTGCATAAGCTTAAAGCTTCTAAGCCAAACGCGCCGTTACGCGCTAGATTCAATAGCTCTGCTGCTGATACTGCTTGTTTACCGAGCAATAAGCCGCTTGCTAACCCAGAGGTAGCAGTACCAACTGCCACCATCCCCACCAATTGCGGGGAATCTAATATACGAAGCACACCCATACCAAATTGCGCGGCATAGGAAGGCTCGGCTGCTTTGATGGCGTCTAGAGCCTCGTCGATATTTTCTCTGTTAATTATTTTTTGCAGCTCAGCATGCCGCCCATCACGCTCAATGCGTTGCAGACGCGAGACCTCTGCTTCAAAAGCAGCCACATCATAAGGCATAAAAATATCAGGCTCTGCTTCGCCAGCGCCAGTATGTAGTGCCTGATAAACAGCTTCTATTTCGCCCCAGTGACTTATGGCTAGCCTGCGTATCTTGGGTGAGGACAGCTCGCGGCTTGATAACACCAACCTGCGATTAGTTAAATTATGCCGCAGCAACACGGTATGAATTGCCAGCAGCAATGAGCCCTTGCCGTCACTGGTATAATGAAAGCTCTCGTTATTGCTGCTTTTATGGCTTAAATACGAGTGCATGGTTGCCTGATAGACCAACAAGGCATCACCAACGCGACCTTCTTTAGCCCTCTTTTGTATATATGAAATACGCGTGGCTAACACGCTGCTGTGCGAAATCTGTTTGTCATTACTTACCGCAAACTCGGCCATTGCCCGCAGAACCGGATCAGCATCAACCTCCACTGTTTTCGGTGAGATCGACTTGCCGTCGGCTATCCGCTCACATGCCGTATCTATGGCGCTAATGGTGTGCTCAAGTCTAGCAATTACCTGGCGCTCGCTTGCCTCGCCTAATAGCTCTGGATCGTGGGCGGTTGCTTTAAAGGCAGCCTTGGGGTCGCCGGCATATTTATCTACTGCGCTCAATCCGGCCTCAAAACGCCCGGCTCGTTGTGGGCTGTAACCGCGATTAACCCAATTATTTAGCTCCAACAAATCGCGCACTTCGCTGACACAGGCACTTATGGGGCTAAGGCTTAAGCGTAGATTGCTTTGTATGCCGGAGTCTTTATTAAGCCGCGCTTCTAAAGCGCGCTGGGTGTTATCTAGGTCAGTGGCTAGGGCTAACTTTTGCTGCTCTAAATGCTTATATATCGTGTAGTTTTTAGAGCCGAGGCGCTCTTGTAGCTGCAAATCAACAAGCGCGAAATATGCTTGTATGCATTGCATACTTGCCTGCGCTGCCGGTGAGGGAACGCGAGTGCTGGTGACATCGGTACTCTTATGTACACTAAGAGACGGGATAGATAAAAGCTGCGTTAGCGCAGCGCGGCTATACTTCTTAGCTCGGGGATTATCAGCAATGGGGCTTATTCCCGACTTATCTTTAAGGTAGTTGTCAACCTCGGTTGGGGGACTATTGCCGTTAATAAGCTCTAGCACAACCCCATCAGCATCAATGCTGCTGATACGATAAAGCACCTGGATATTCTCACCATCAGGCTGCCAAATATCTTTGTCGCTGCCAAAATACTCACCGCTGCGCCAAATTATTCCTTGCCCGACATCAAGCTGCGGGATTTGATTGGCCTCTTGCGCTATTGTGTGTTCTGCTGCTGCCATGATTGCCAGCAGCTCGTCTTGGGCACGCTTAAAGCGAATCTTTGCAGCATCATCAGGGGCCTCTTGGGTAAATGCTGGATCTAAAGCAGTCTTATAGTCAGCAATTAAGCCGTTAATGCTAATAGGGTTTACCGTGATTACCGGGCATTCAAATACTTCGTTAGTGCCATTAGTGCTGGAAGATACGGTGACAGTAGCCTTAGCGGCATGGGTTTTACTAGCAGTAACATTATTTTTATTAGATTTCGTAATTTTGCCGTTAGTGGCTTTATTGTGGCTATCATCAGAAATATCGCCGATAGTTGCCGGCAATTGATCGTTTGCGGCAGTGCTGCTTGCTACCTCATTCGTTCTTGTTTTAATAATTGGCGGTGTCACGCAATATTCTCACTTAAGCATCGTTATTTTAGCAGCAAATACAGAAAGCTTATATGCTATGTATCGGCAACTACCGTGTAAAATTGCTTATTTTTTTAATTGAGCGGACGAAATAAATTATTATACTGATGCATTCAGGGCGTGTCCCTGAAGTCGCCGCATTTTGGTTGTCATCCCCATAAAAATTAAGGATCCAGGCGTATTTTAAACCATACTTGATGCCCGCGCCGGAGCCTGTACTCATCGCCATTTTCACAGAGAGTAACTCCAGTGGGGATCGGCATGACGTAGTAATTTCGCGAGGATATAGACATCCAGGAATATACTCTAATTACGAGAGATTAAAACGAAATCGATAGCATCAAGCCAATATTGTGTAGTACCAAGGATATTGCGCGCAGCGTTAAGTCCATTATAGATATTATCTATTGCGGTATTTCCATGCTCAGCATAAGCTTGAGCTACTATCAATTTAATTTCTTGTTCATTAGTTAGATTGCCGAGCGCATACATATAAATATGGCCATTATATAATGTATTATTTATGGCTGCAGTACTTAATTCGGACGTTAGTTGTTCTAGGGTTCTTACTGTACCTTCCGCAGAGGTATTTAGCGTATTAATTGCTAGCATAGTTTTAATACCACGAATGACATTCACTCCTGTCTGGTAAATCTCTTGCAACTGCTGTTTATAGTATTCTAAAGGAGCAAATACTGTTTTTGAATTTTTCTGACAGCAGTTAATATCTTTTAATAACTTATTTACTTGTTGTTGTCGCGCCTCAATAGCGGCAAGAATAGTGTGCGCTTCTTTCTGGTAGTAGCCTCGATTGCGTTTAATGCCGGCATGGCGTTAGCAGGTAGACCTACACCTTTATATAAGCCAAAAGCAGTGGCGAGAAGCGCGCGCTTGGCGGCATTTTGCTTATCTGGCGCTGCCGCGCTCGCTATCAAGCTTAAACTGACCTTCTTTGGGATCAGAGAGAATAATTGGATTTACCTGCCATATTAGATCTCTAAACATTTCAGGAGCAACCACATGATAGTTGATTGCCTCATTATGCAAGCGGTTTATTGCTTCGTTATAGATATCATTTGGGGTTATTTTTAACCACGAGGTTTGTCCTAGTTGGGCTGGATCATAGATAGTGCCGGAGCGTAAATCACGCAAAACAGTCCACAGAGAAATAGTAAGGCGCAAAAAAGCACCGGCCGCATCAAAAGCGCGCGGGCTATGATCGCTGCCGTTGAGAAAATTAAAGCTATTATAGCCATCGATCAATAAAGCATTGAGAACCAGCTCAACCTGGTCACAATAAGCTGAGAAAAATTCAGTGGCTTGAATTACTACGGTCTGCTGCGTTGATGCGATTGCCCACTCGGTAAGGGGATTAGTCGTAAGACCGAATGGCACCGATGCTTCAGTATCAGCAATGCTACAAAAGCTCGCCGGCTTGCTTGCTAGGTTATTTAACGGCGTCTGTTGGTATTGCGCGAAGCTTGACGCCATAAATTGTTGCAGCGAGATGCCTTTAGGCGATTTTAAGCTATTATTTTTTGCAGTATTAATAATATTATAGTTAGCGTTGCAGTAATTCTGAGCCGGCGTAACTTTAAAATAATCAGAGCTTGCTTCATTTTGTGGCGCAAAGGCCGGCTGAAGCGACCATTGCGAGTTATCGACCATACCCATAAACGGTAAAGCTTCATTAATAGCATTAGCTTCATTTACGTTAGATTCGGTTGTTGGAGTACGCGACGTAACCCGTGTAGCATCAGTGCTATAGCCTGACGCGGTTAGCGGATATTTAGTATTAGTATCAGACATTTTTAACTCTTAAGCTTTTTATTTTATCGTGCTGTGGCGATTTATGTTGCTAATTTCCTAATTTAATTATCCAGTTATTCATTAAACCGAGACCTTGCCAGCGATCGTTGCTTGTCACTTATATCGTCGTTCACGTATACTAAGCGTAGTATTATTTTATAGGGCTGGCTTTTAAAGTGGACAAATAGGATGGAAACGCATTCTTCTAACACGCTAGCTGATGCCAAGCTTAGCGCGCGGTTACACGATGCACTGGCACGGTTTGAGCCCGCACGGTTTGAGCCCGTAGCCCCCCATGCAATAGCTGCGAGAGATCTTCTGCGACGTAGCGTAACAAAGTATGTATTGCCGTTATGTATGCTTGACCGAGTCTTACTGGCGCTTGCCAAAGACTACGGCCTGCGGCCGGGCATCGCCACCTTATGGGCGCATTATGTTACCCACTACTACGACTCGCCCAACTTCGAGCTTTTCTGCGACCACAGACGGGGAAAGCGCATTCGCTACAAGATCCGCGTGCGTCACTACCTTGATCGCAAGCTGTCCTTCACAGAAATTAAAAAGCGCATAAAACCGGCCTTCACCGAAGGTCTTATGCCCTATGATTTTTTTTAGTATTTAAAGCCATGTTCACGAATAAATAAATATAACAATAACGTATTTAGATACAAGTCATAAGTATTTGCTAATCACTCGCAATAATTTTCACTTAAAAATTTGAGTTTACCATAACATCTTTTATATTTGGCTCAAAATCAGAGATTTTAGCTGCATATGAGTAATGCGAAATAACTTTTTTATTAGGCATATAAAGCGGGAACGAATTTCCATGTATATCTAATATATTGCATGTTTCATTATATATTAAAGCATCGTCAAATGTTTTTGTGTATTCATATACTTCAAAATATTGCAAAGTTGGATCTTCAACAATAATAATTTTTCTTTGACTATTTGGGTTGTGATAATATATTTTTCGTCTTCGCGAATACGCAGTGCAGTGATCACCTAATAACTCTTTAATTGTCTTATTTAAATCAGCTGGCATATATTTATCTACATATTGAAGAGCATAGTCTATTTTTTTACGACGACCTTCTGATGTTAAATTGTAATTTCGCACATAATCTCTCATTTCTTTATTCAATCTATAAATATCACAGCCAGGTGCAGAAAGATTAATGTCTTTTGAATAGAAAGAAAAATAATCTGTATCACCTGGTTGTAATTTTTTCTTCTTTTGAGGATTTTATTTTTTTCTAATCTCTCTATGTGGTTCTCTATTATCTGGTGTAATTTTATTATTTTTATCTCTAA encodes:
- a CDS encoding VTC domain-containing protein codes for the protein MLDRVLLALAKDYGLRPGIATLWAHYVTHYYDSPNFELFCDHRRGKRIRYKIRVRHYLDRKLSFTEIKKRIKPAFTEGLMPYDFF